In a single window of the Rhizoctonia solani chromosome 16, complete sequence genome:
- a CDS encoding cell cycle checkpoint Rad1 gives MSQQAIPEVLQASVNDVRHLASMIRGVAFVNRATISISEAGITVTVEEARSLIANAYIPYSLFSNYTFNPPSGDAASSQGSDSQSPAAVFEVQLDVLLECLNIFGTAGGNLLVKGGAGAEQKPRGKAQGRGKGKEWADLNANRLDNYFTSSKATALRMSYQGEGYPLTLLLAEDANGPKTTCEVTTLEPEPNLELPFDDDEKRLIMKSVWLREALSEIDQSCDTLTIICNPPGGGKKQSPLCIHAVGAFGSTEMDYPNDREVLELFECVERVSFNYRYRHIARALRPLQSSLKVSLRIDGDGLLSLQFMMPASQGALIEFKACSIIISASVYD, from the exons ATGTCGCAGCAAGCCATTCCAGAA GTTCTCCAGGCGTCAGTGAACGACGTCCGTCACTTGGCCAGCATGATCCGTGGCGTTGCATTCGTCAAC CGTGCAACTATCTCCATATCCGAGGCGGGCATCACCGTGACTGTTGAGGAAGCACGCTCACTTATTG CAAATGCATACATCCCTTACTCTCTATTCTCGAATTATACATTCAATCCACCGTCTGGTGACGCGGCCTCCTCCCAAGGATCTGATTCTCAATCACCGGCAGCGGTGTTCGAAGTCCAGCTTGACGTTCTGCTGGAATGCCTGAATATATTCGGCACGGCCGGTGGAAATTTACTTGTCAAGGGTGGGGCCGGCGCAGAACAAAAACCTCGAGGGAAAGCCCAAGGCagaggaaaaggaaaggaatgggCCGACCTCAATGCAAATAGGCTGGATAATTACTTTACGTCAAGCAAGGCTACCGCATTGAGGATGAGTTACCAGGGGGAGGGATATCCGCTGACACTTCTTCT AGCGGAAGATGCAAATGGACCAAAGACGACCTGTGAAGTGACCACTCTAGAGCCAGAGCCTAATCTGGAACTACCGTTTGACGATGACGAAAAGCGA CTTATTATGAAG TCTGTATGGCTACGAGAGGCTCTTTCGGAGATCGACCAGTCCTGCGATACGCTAACCATCATATGCAACCCACCGGGTGGCGGAAAGAAGCAGTCCCCACTCTGCATACATGCTGTTGGGGCATTTGGTAGCACCGAG ATGGATTACCCTAATGATCGTGAGGTACTCGAATTATTTGAATGTGTGGAGCGAGTTTCGTTCAA CTATCGATATCGACATATTGCACGAGCTCTCCGGCCTCTTCAGAGCTCCCTGAAGGTTTCACTAAGAATCGACGGGGACGGGTTATTGAGTTTGCAATTCATGATGCCAGCCAGCCAAGGTGCATTGATCGAGTTCAAGGCATGTAGTATAATCATCTCAGCCTCTGTCTATGACTGA